The following are encoded in a window of Bradyrhizobium sp. WBOS07 genomic DNA:
- a CDS encoding form I ribulose bisphosphate carboxylase large subunit: protein MNAHAGTVRGKERYRSGVMEYKRMGYWEPDYTPKDTDVIALFRVTPQEGVDPIEASAAVAGESSTATWTVVWTDRLTAAEKYRAKCYRVDPVPGTPGSYFAYIAYDLDLFEPGSIANLSASIIGNVFGFKPLKALRLEDMRFPVAYVKTFQGPATGIVVERERLDKFGRPLLGATVKPKLGLSGRNYGRVVYEALKGGLDFTKDDENINSQPFMHWRDRFLYCMEAVNRAQAASGEVKGTYLNITAGTMEDMYERAEFAKELGSCIVMIDLVIGYTAIQSMAKWARRNDMILHLHRAGHSTYTRQKSHGVSFRVIAKWMRLAGVDHIHAGTVVGKLEGDPNTTRGYYDVCREDFNPAKLEHGLFFDQSWASLNKMMPVASGGIHAGQMHQLLDLLGEDVVLQFGGGTIGHPMGIAAGAIANRVALEAMILARNEGRDYVHEGPEILARAAETCTPLKAALEVWKDVTFNYQSTDTPDFVPTALETV from the coding sequence ATGAACGCACATGCAGGCACGGTCCGCGGCAAAGAGCGCTATCGCTCAGGTGTGATGGAATACAAGCGCATGGGCTATTGGGAGCCCGACTACACGCCGAAGGACACCGACGTCATCGCGCTGTTCCGCGTGACGCCGCAGGAAGGTGTCGATCCGATCGAGGCGTCTGCTGCGGTGGCCGGTGAATCCTCGACTGCGACCTGGACCGTGGTCTGGACCGATCGCCTCACGGCTGCCGAGAAATATCGCGCGAAATGCTACCGCGTCGATCCGGTGCCGGGCACGCCGGGTTCGTACTTCGCCTATATCGCCTATGATCTCGACTTGTTCGAGCCGGGTTCGATCGCGAACCTCTCGGCCTCGATCATCGGCAACGTGTTCGGCTTCAAGCCGCTCAAGGCATTGCGGCTGGAGGACATGCGCTTTCCCGTCGCCTATGTGAAGACGTTCCAGGGGCCGGCGACCGGCATCGTGGTCGAGCGCGAACGCCTCGACAAGTTCGGCCGGCCGCTGCTCGGCGCGACGGTGAAGCCGAAGCTCGGACTTTCGGGCCGCAATTATGGCCGGGTGGTCTATGAGGCGCTGAAGGGCGGTCTCGACTTCACCAAGGACGACGAGAACATCAACTCGCAGCCCTTCATGCATTGGCGCGATCGTTTCCTCTATTGCATGGAGGCCGTGAACCGCGCGCAGGCCGCCTCCGGCGAGGTGAAAGGCACCTACCTGAACATCACCGCGGGCACGATGGAGGACATGTACGAGCGCGCCGAGTTCGCCAAGGAGCTGGGGTCGTGCATCGTCATGATCGACCTCGTGATCGGTTACACCGCGATCCAGTCGATGGCGAAATGGGCGCGGCGCAACGACATGATCCTGCATCTGCATCGCGCCGGCCATTCGACTTATACGCGGCAGAAGAGCCACGGCGTGTCGTTCCGCGTCATCGCGAAGTGGATGCGGCTTGCCGGGGTCGACCATATCCATGCCGGCACGGTGGTCGGCAAGCTCGAAGGCGACCCCAACACCACGCGCGGCTATTACGACGTCTGCCGCGAGGACTTCAATCCGGCCAAGCTCGAGCACGGCCTGTTCTTCGACCAGTCCTGGGCGAGCCTGAACAAGATGATGCCGGTTGCTTCCGGCGGCATCCATGCCGGCCAGATGCACCAGTTGCTCGACCTCCTGGGCGAGGACGTCGTGCTGCAGTTCGGCGGCGGCACCATCGGCCACCCCATGGGCATTGCGGCCGGCGCGATTGCCAACCGCGTGGCGCTGGAAGCGATGATCCTCGCGCGCAACGAGGGCCGCGATTACGTCCACGAGGGCCCGGAGATCCTGGCCAGGGCGGCCGAAACCTGCACGCCGCTAAAGGCGGCGCTCGAAGTCTGGAAGGACGTGACCTTCAATTATCAATCCACCGACACGCCGGACTTCGTGCCGACCGCGCTCGAAACCGTCTAA
- a CDS encoding ribulose bisphosphate carboxylase small subunit, with translation MKLTQGCFSFLPDLTDDQITKQVQYCLTKGWAVNIEFTDDPHPRNTYWEMWGLPMFDLQDAAGVMMELAECRRVYGDRYIRISGFDSSHGWESVRISFLVNRPPQEAEFELVRQEVGGRAIRYTTVRKPAAHAAQ, from the coding sequence ATGAAGCTCACTCAAGGCTGCTTCTCGTTCCTGCCCGATCTCACCGACGATCAGATCACCAAGCAGGTGCAATATTGCCTGACCAAGGGTTGGGCGGTGAACATCGAGTTCACCGACGATCCGCATCCCCGCAACACCTATTGGGAGATGTGGGGATTGCCGATGTTCGACCTTCAGGACGCCGCCGGCGTGATGATGGAGCTCGCCGAATGCCGCAGGGTGTACGGCGACCGCTACATCCGCATCAGCGGCTTCGATTCCAGCCATGGCTGGGAATCGGTGCGGATTTCCTTCCTCGTCAACCGGCCGCCGCAAGAGGCGGAGTTCGAGCTGGTGCGGCAGGAAGTCGGTGGCCGCGCGATCCGTTACACCACGGTGCGCAAGCCGGCCGCCCACGCCGCTCAATAA